The Leptospira bouyouniensis genome contains a region encoding:
- a CDS encoding ABC transporter ATP-binding protein, with the protein MNPYAIELDSLEKTYKNGVKALRSINLKVESGDFFALLGPNGAGKSTTIGILSSLVNKTGGKVKIFGVDIDTNLNLAKTFLGIVPQEFNFGIFEAVEQILINQAGFYGMPLKEAKERVKYYLDKLSLYDKRKSAAGTLSGGMKRRLMIARALIHDPKLLILDEPTAGVDIEIRRSMWDFLKELNQAGKTIILTTHYLEEAESLCKNIAIIDQGEIVENTSMKKLLQRLDKETFIIDLKKSFKTKPTSKKFNWTWLDDHSLEVQLSKNTSVNELFSELTKNKLEVLSLRNKSNRLEELFLSLTGKH; encoded by the coding sequence ATGAATCCTTATGCAATCGAACTAGATAGTTTAGAAAAAACATATAAAAATGGAGTCAAAGCACTTCGTTCCATTAATTTGAAAGTGGAATCTGGAGATTTTTTCGCGCTGCTTGGCCCAAACGGAGCTGGTAAATCAACAACGATTGGAATATTGAGTTCTCTTGTGAATAAAACAGGAGGGAAGGTTAAAATTTTTGGAGTGGATATCGATACAAATTTAAATCTCGCAAAAACGTTTCTTGGCATTGTCCCTCAAGAATTCAATTTTGGAATTTTTGAAGCTGTAGAACAAATCTTGATTAACCAAGCTGGGTTTTATGGTATGCCACTAAAAGAGGCGAAAGAAAGGGTAAAATACTATTTAGACAAATTGTCTTTATATGACAAACGAAAGTCCGCAGCAGGAACTCTAAGTGGAGGTATGAAACGTAGACTCATGATAGCAAGAGCACTCATTCATGATCCAAAACTTCTAATTCTAGATGAACCAACTGCTGGAGTAGACATAGAAATTAGAAGATCCATGTGGGATTTTTTAAAGGAACTTAACCAAGCTGGCAAAACAATCATACTCACGACTCATTACTTAGAAGAAGCAGAATCACTTTGTAAAAATATCGCTATCATCGACCAAGGTGAAATCGTAGAAAACACTTCGATGAAAAAACTTTTACAACGTTTGGATAAAGAGACTTTTATTATAGATTTAAAAAAATCATTCAAAACCAAACCAACTTCAAAGAAATTCAATTGGACTTGGTTAGATGACCATAGTTTAGAAGTTCAACTTAGTAAAAATACATCGGTGAATGAACTTTTTTCTGAACTAACAAAGAACAAGTTGGAAGTATTAAGTTTAAGGAATAAATCAAATAGGCTTGAGGAATTGTTTTTATCACTTACAGGGAAACACTAA
- a CDS encoding SDR family NAD(P)-dependent oxidoreductase, protein MNTGLKNKKVLVTGSTKGIGFQTALKFAEEGAEVVIHGRKDDAVHNAIQEIKSKLPESKLGGSSADLATEEGIQKLIKEIPYVDVLINNAGYFEPKPFFEITREDWKKMYETNVLSGAELTQHYLKGMLERDSGRIIFVSSESALNIPAEMVHYGMSKTAQLSISRGSAEIAKGSRVTVNSVLPGPTLSEGVEEFIESLAKAQGKSNEEMAKDFIRENRPSSLVQRFAKPEEIANVIVFLASELASMIHGASVRADGGVYKSI, encoded by the coding sequence ATGAATACAGGTCTTAAAAATAAAAAAGTTTTAGTCACAGGATCTACCAAAGGAATTGGTTTCCAAACTGCACTTAAGTTTGCAGAAGAAGGAGCGGAAGTCGTCATTCATGGCAGAAAGGATGATGCGGTTCATAACGCAATTCAAGAAATCAAATCCAAACTTCCGGAATCAAAGTTAGGTGGTTCCTCAGCTGATCTTGCAACCGAAGAAGGAATCCAAAAACTAATCAAAGAAATTCCTTATGTGGATGTACTTATCAATAACGCCGGGTATTTTGAACCAAAACCTTTTTTTGAAATCACACGAGAGGATTGGAAAAAGATGTACGAAACCAATGTACTCAGTGGTGCTGAACTCACACAACATTATCTCAAGGGAATGTTAGAAAGGGATTCTGGTAGGATTATATTTGTCTCTAGTGAATCTGCTCTGAACATTCCAGCGGAGATGGTGCATTATGGGATGAGTAAAACAGCACAACTTTCAATTTCTCGAGGAAGCGCCGAAATTGCCAAGGGATCACGAGTGACAGTGAATTCCGTCCTTCCCGGTCCCACACTTTCGGAAGGGGTGGAAGAGTTCATCGAAAGTTTGGCGAAGGCCCAAGGAAAATCCAACGAAGAGATGGCAAAAGATTTCATAAGGGAAAACCGCCCGAGTTCACTTGTCCAGAGGTTTGCCAAACCAGAAGAAATCGCCAATGTGATTGTCTTTTTGGCCAGCGAACTGGCCTCGATGATCCATGGTGCGTCGGTTCGTGCCGACGGAGGGGTTTATAAATCCATTTAA
- a CDS encoding rhodanese-related sulfurtransferase, which produces MKKFLFNRYDKETLKKKVLADTRERRVISFYRYVKISDPIEFRNRLYDSLEDLGVLGRIYLANEGINSQFSIPIENYDALRSFVDSLPELKNIYFNDAVEDKKESFIKLAIKVRKKIVADGLDDSKFDPSNVGTHLSPLEFHKALDEEGVIVVDLRNNYESEVGHFENAILPDVGTFREELPLVEQILENDKDKKILLYCTGGIRCEKASAYLKYKGFEKVHQLQGGIINYAKAVTDHGLTSKFKGKNFVFDDRLGERITDDILTVCYTCGSPSDRHTNCANLGCHVLIVQCESCSNKLLGCCSEECKKIVTLPEEVQKSLRQEQRKQHKYPTHHLTRKLVGK; this is translated from the coding sequence ATGAAAAAATTTTTATTCAATCGTTACGATAAAGAAACTTTGAAGAAAAAAGTGTTAGCAGATACGCGAGAACGTAGAGTCATATCATTCTATCGTTATGTAAAAATATCCGATCCAATCGAATTTCGAAATCGATTGTATGATTCATTAGAAGATTTAGGTGTCTTAGGAAGGATCTATTTAGCAAATGAAGGCATCAATTCACAGTTTTCTATACCGATAGAAAATTATGATGCTCTTCGTTCCTTTGTCGATTCACTCCCTGAACTTAAAAATATCTACTTCAATGACGCAGTTGAGGATAAAAAAGAAAGTTTTATCAAACTTGCCATCAAAGTGCGAAAAAAGATTGTCGCTGATGGACTTGATGATTCTAAATTTGATCCTTCAAACGTTGGCACACATTTGTCCCCTCTTGAATTCCACAAAGCATTAGATGAAGAAGGAGTAATCGTCGTTGACTTACGTAATAATTACGAATCGGAAGTTGGACATTTTGAAAATGCAATTTTGCCAGATGTAGGTACGTTCCGAGAAGAACTTCCACTTGTTGAACAAATCCTAGAAAACGACAAAGATAAAAAAATTCTCCTCTATTGTACCGGTGGAATTCGTTGTGAAAAAGCAAGTGCTTACCTAAAATACAAAGGATTTGAAAAAGTCCACCAATTACAAGGTGGGATTATTAATTATGCAAAGGCTGTGACAGACCATGGGCTTACTTCCAAGTTCAAAGGAAAAAACTTTGTATTTGATGACCGTTTGGGAGAAAGAATCACTGATGATATCTTAACTGTTTGTTATACCTGTGGAAGTCCTTCCGATAGACATACCAATTGTGCAAATCTTGGCTGTCATGTACTCATCGTCCAATGTGAGTCATGTTCAAACAAACTTTTGGGATGTTGTTCAGAGGAATGTAAAAAAATTGTTACTCTTCCTGAAGAAGTTCAAAAATCACTTAGACAAGAACAAAGAAAACAACATAAATACCCAACACACCACCTAACAAGGAAACTAGTAGGAAAATAA
- a CDS encoding dihydrolipoyl dehydrogenase, with product MKEYDIIVIGAGAGTKLVTPPSQIGKRVAVFEKETPGGTCLNRGCIPSKMVIYPSELLRLKQESERFGIQYPNQPNFDVDGIFKRVNQTVKADSDSIPIAYVKNPNINYYPKKVWFKGPKIITDGNEDYTAKHIFIVTGTRPNLPEIPGLKDTPFWTSREALSPDRFPKSLIIIGAGFISLELGAAYQAYGAKVSGLTRGEVLKHADGEIKEELNKNLPFPIHTNFQFSNIQFQNGMFQVTGKNKEGKNINFEAEKLLIATGIKPNTEDLKLEHTNVQCNRDGYIIVDESLQTGEPGVYAFGDVIGRYFFRHSANFEGEYLFDNLYSGKEKSPIKYPPMPEAIFTHPQIASVGKTEEELIEDNIPYYKGVNPYRSSATGMARLSESGFVKVLVSKKTEQVIGAHIIGEEAANLIHQIVMGMYLNAKLDDYLGMIYIHPAISEITRNAFRKVREQKLKERN from the coding sequence ATGAAAGAATATGACATCATTGTCATTGGTGCCGGTGCTGGGACAAAACTCGTCACCCCACCATCGCAAATCGGCAAACGAGTGGCTGTCTTTGAAAAAGAAACTCCTGGTGGGACGTGCCTCAACCGAGGTTGTATCCCTTCAAAAATGGTCATCTATCCATCGGAACTTTTACGTCTGAAACAGGAATCGGAACGCTTTGGAATTCAGTACCCAAACCAACCTAACTTTGATGTAGATGGCATTTTTAAACGTGTGAACCAAACCGTAAAAGCGGACTCAGATTCTATTCCCATCGCCTATGTCAAAAATCCAAATATAAATTATTACCCGAAGAAAGTTTGGTTCAAAGGCCCAAAAATCATCACTGATGGCAACGAAGATTACACCGCCAAACATATATTTATCGTCACAGGAACAAGGCCAAATCTACCTGAGATTCCAGGTTTAAAAGATACTCCTTTTTGGACTTCCAGGGAAGCTTTGTCTCCTGATCGTTTCCCGAAGTCTCTTATTATCATTGGAGCTGGATTTATTTCACTTGAACTTGGTGCCGCCTATCAGGCGTACGGTGCAAAAGTCTCCGGTCTCACACGAGGTGAAGTTTTAAAACATGCTGATGGTGAAATCAAAGAAGAATTAAACAAAAACCTTCCCTTTCCTATCCATACAAATTTTCAATTTTCGAACATCCAGTTTCAAAACGGTATGTTCCAAGTGACAGGCAAAAACAAAGAAGGCAAAAATATTAACTTCGAAGCAGAGAAATTATTAATCGCAACTGGGATCAAACCCAATACTGAAGATTTAAAATTAGAACATACAAATGTCCAATGCAATCGTGATGGATATATCATTGTGGATGAATCTTTACAAACTGGTGAACCTGGAGTTTACGCCTTTGGTGATGTGATCGGAAGGTATTTTTTCCGTCACAGTGCTAATTTTGAAGGTGAATACTTATTTGATAACCTATATAGTGGAAAAGAGAAATCACCCATCAAATACCCTCCAATGCCTGAAGCAATTTTCACTCATCCACAAATTGCAAGTGTTGGAAAAACAGAAGAAGAGTTAATCGAAGACAATATTCCTTATTATAAAGGAGTGAATCCATATCGGTCCAGTGCCACAGGTATGGCTCGTTTATCCGAATCTGGATTTGTAAAAGTATTGGTTTCCAAAAAAACAGAACAGGTGATCGGTGCACATATCATTGGTGAAGAAGCTGCCAATCTTATCCATCAAATCGTTATGGGGATGTATTTAAATGCAAAACTCGACGATTATTTGGGAATGATTTATATTCACCCGGCAATTTCTGAAATCACAAGGAATGCCTTTCGGAAGGTTCGCGAACAAAAACTGAAAGAGAGAAACTAA
- a CDS encoding ABC transporter permease: MWKENLTALKTIVRREWIRIIRIWVQTLIPPVITMALYFLIFGELVGRQIGKIGDFTYIEFIVPGLIMMSVITNSYNNVVSSFFSSKFQKNIEELLVSPTSPYTIVLGYTFGGVVRGLFVGILVTLTSLFFTNLRFQHPFIIIITVILTSILFSLGGFFNALFAKKFDDVTIIPTFILTPLTYLGGVFYSVKNLPEVWQTISYLNPILYMVNLFRYGFIGITDVNLIFSLGFILVLSILLFLLNVRLMRVGYGIRN, from the coding sequence ATGTGGAAAGAAAACTTAACAGCACTTAAAACAATTGTTCGAAGGGAATGGATTCGTATCATTCGCATTTGGGTACAAACCTTAATCCCACCTGTCATCACAATGGCATTGTATTTCCTTATCTTTGGAGAACTTGTTGGTCGCCAAATTGGTAAAATTGGAGATTTCACCTATATCGAATTTATCGTACCAGGTCTCATTATGATGAGTGTCATCACAAATTCGTATAATAATGTAGTTTCTTCTTTTTTTTCTAGCAAATTTCAAAAAAATATAGAAGAACTTTTAGTTTCACCTACCTCTCCTTATACAATTGTTTTAGGCTATACATTTGGAGGAGTCGTAAGAGGTTTATTTGTTGGAATTCTTGTAACTCTTACTTCTTTATTTTTTACGAACCTGAGATTCCAACATCCCTTTATCATCATCATCACAGTTATATTAACATCGATTCTATTTTCGTTAGGTGGTTTTTTTAATGCATTATTTGCTAAAAAATTTGATGACGTAACAATCATTCCAACTTTTATTCTAACCCCCTTAACTTACCTAGGAGGGGTGTTTTATTCAGTGAAAAATCTACCGGAAGTATGGCAAACCATCTCTTATCTAAATCCAATTCTATACATGGTAAATTTGTTCCGTTATGGATTCATCGGTATCACTGACGTAAATTTAATCTTTTCACTTGGATTCATCCTTGTTCTGTCCATTTTACTTTTTTTACTCAATGTTAGATTAATGAGAGTTGGTTATGGAATCAGAAACTAA
- a CDS encoding zinc-binding alcohol dehydrogenase family protein produces MKTIAAIFDSKLKKTILQTLDAESLPLGDYDVRVNVKAVSVNPVDYKVKKSIHSENPGPRVLGWDASGVVTEIGNKVSTLKIGEEVFYAGDIKRPGSNAEFQVVDELIVGKKPKNLSFKEAASLPLTTITAYEAIFEKLKINPKQKTKILIVAGAGGVGSIAIQILKQMTNAIVFATASREESITWVKKLGVDYAIHPQKDFLEQVQDLGFDGVNEVLLFSEPKEHFENISKVLLPFGNICSIVETDSPLNMNLLKSKSNGYLNEFMFTKSMFHTVDRIKQKQLLEEVGGLVAEGKIIPTNHIDLGEMTEETLTKAHELLESGKTIGKIVLGGFTK; encoded by the coding sequence ATGAAAACCATAGCAGCTATTTTTGATTCCAAACTAAAGAAAACAATCTTACAAACATTAGATGCCGAATCCTTACCACTCGGAGACTATGATGTTCGAGTGAATGTCAAAGCGGTCTCGGTTAATCCAGTCGATTATAAAGTTAAAAAATCCATCCATTCAGAAAACCCAGGTCCAAGAGTTCTAGGATGGGATGCGAGTGGTGTTGTCACAGAGATTGGTAATAAAGTATCTACCCTTAAAATAGGAGAAGAAGTATTCTATGCGGGAGATATCAAACGCCCTGGTAGCAACGCAGAATTCCAAGTAGTAGATGAGTTGATCGTCGGGAAAAAACCAAAAAATCTAAGTTTCAAAGAAGCGGCCTCTCTTCCCTTAACAACGATTACAGCCTATGAAGCCATCTTTGAAAAACTTAAAATAAATCCAAAACAAAAGACAAAGATTCTAATCGTAGCTGGCGCGGGAGGTGTGGGAAGTATTGCCATTCAAATCTTAAAACAAATGACAAATGCCATTGTGTTTGCCACAGCTTCCAGAGAGGAGTCAATCACCTGGGTGAAAAAATTAGGGGTCGACTATGCCATCCATCCCCAAAAAGACTTTTTGGAACAAGTCCAAGATTTGGGATTCGATGGTGTCAATGAAGTTTTACTTTTCAGTGAACCTAAAGAACATTTTGAAAATATTAGTAAAGTCCTTCTACCTTTTGGAAACATTTGTTCCATTGTGGAAACAGACTCCCCACTCAATATGAACTTACTAAAATCGAAAAGTAATGGATATCTTAATGAGTTTATGTTTACAAAGTCAATGTTCCATACGGTAGATCGTATCAAACAAAAACAATTGTTAGAAGAAGTGGGAGGTTTGGTTGCAGAAGGGAAAATTATCCCCACAAATCATATCGATTTAGGAGAAATGACAGAGGAAACTCTAACAAAGGCACACGAACTACTAGAATCAGGAAAAACAATCGGTAAAATTGTACTCGGAGGTTTTACAAAATGA